From the genome of SAR202 cluster bacterium, one region includes:
- a CDS encoding 50S ribosomal protein L23: MSSVYDVLLKPVVTEKSTMLQEQGKYVFEVIPTANKIIVKEAIEKAFDVNVLSVNITMNRGKVKRVGQNYSRSKDKKKAIVTLKPGDRIEIFEGA; encoded by the coding sequence ATGAGTAGTGTTTATGATGTTTTATTAAAGCCTGTTGTTACGGAAAAAAGCACAATGCTACAAGAACAAGGTAAATATGTTTTTGAAGTCATACCCACAGCTAATAAAATTATTGTCAAAGAAGCAATTGAAAAAGCCTTTGATGTTAATGTTTTGTCTGTAAACATTACTATGAATAGAGGAAAAGTTAAGCGAGTTGGTCAAAATTACAGTCGATCAAAAGATAAGAAAAAAGCAATTGTTACCCTCAAGCCGGGTGACAGAATTGAAATCTTTGAGGGAGCATAA